A segment of the Kiritimatiellia bacterium genome:
GGAAGTCGGCGTAACCGAGTTGACCGAGCCCGAACTCCAGGTGGCCAAGGGCGGGCGCCCCGGAACCGACGCCAACGTGGTGATCCAGGTGCTGGTGGGGCTCATCGGCACCGTCGCGGTGGCGTTTGCCGTGTTCCCCCTGAAGGGCCGGAGCGCGGCGCTGGATTACATCTACCAGCTCATCAACCAGCGCGGCCCCATTCAGTACATCGAGCTGTTCATGGGCTTCATGGTGGCGGCCCAGATCTTCCTGAAGTCGCGCATCCTGAAAAAGCAGACGCGCACCTTCATTGAAAGCCCCGTGGACTCCAGCATCGACCTCAACGACGACGTGCACGTGCAGGAGCTCCGCAAGCGCATCGTCGCCAACCCGCTCTTCACCGAGAGCATCGCGTTGAGCCGCATGGACCGCATCCTGGCCCTGTGGCTGGCGACCAAGGACGTTGGCCGTATCTCCGGCTGGGCGGCCTCGGAGTCCGACCGCGACACGTCGTCCTCCGACTCCTCCTACGCCCTCTCGCGCGTGCTGATCTGGGCCATTCCCATCCTGGGGTTCATCGGGACGGTGCAGGGCCTCGGGTCCGCCGTGTCCGGGTTCGCGGACTTTCTGAAGAGCAGCGCCGAATTGAGCGCCATCAAGGGCGCCATCGCGAACGTGACCATCGGCCTCGGCGTCGCCTTCGACACCACCTTCCTCGCCCTGATCCTGGTGACCCTGCTGATGTTCCCGCTCTCCTCGCTGCAGCGCCGCGAGGAAAACCTCTTCGTCGAAATCGACATCTACCTGGACGAGGTGCTCATCTCGCGCCTGCCCTCGCCCGAGAGCAAGCCGATCGTGATCGAGAACCTCGAGGACTCCATCGAGGCCGCCTTCCGCCGGTACATCCCCGACCCGGACCGCTACGACGAGGTGTTCACCCGGTCCATCGAGAAGGCCGCCGCCAGCGTGGAGCAGAAGTTCGACGGCTTGAGCCAGAACTACGTCTCCACGCTGCGGGGCTTGAGCGAGCACTTGTCCAGCAGCTTCGGCAC
Coding sequences within it:
- a CDS encoding MotA/TolQ/ExbB proton channel family protein, whose protein sequence is MAEETEVGVTELTEPELQVAKGGRPGTDANVVIQVLVGLIGTVAVAFAVFPLKGRSAALDYIYQLINQRGPIQYIELFMGFMVAAQIFLKSRILKKQTRTFIESPVDSSIDLNDDVHVQELRKRIVANPLFTESIALSRMDRILALWLATKDVGRISGWAASESDRDTSSSDSSYALSRVLIWAIPILGFIGTVQGLGSAVSGFADFLKSSAELSAIKGAIANVTIGLGVAFDTTFLALILVTLLMFPLSSLQRREENLFVEIDIYLDEVLISRLPSPESKPIVIENLEDSIEAAFRRYIPDPDRYDEVFTRSIEKAAASVEQKFDGLSQNYVSTLRGLSEHLSSSFGTVGDAMETALRKVTADLRAQEDAVLESRRKLAEEEAGRMKGVFAGVNDAVVKAAGEYTRSADALTSATRESSEQSVQAARELVTRMSEVRQLASGIQDLFKIQQAMEKSLAGIAASAEFRTALEDLRKHLTTTDALVSRLSRPRVITLREETGA